From a region of the Tateyamaria omphalii genome:
- the rnd gene encoding ribonuclease D, with translation MRTITTTDALAEFCTRARAHPYVTVDTEFLRERTYYSKLCLVQLAMPGTEDDTAVLVDPLAKGLSLEPLYALFRDTSVVKVFHAARQDLEIFYVDAQVFPEPLFDTQVAAMVCGFGEQVGYETLVRKIAKQPLDKTSRFTDWSRRPLTDAQKTYAIADVTHLRQIYEFLAAKLADSGRARWVSEELQILLSPDTYIIDPEHAWKRVKTRTNSARFLAVVKELAAFREAHAQSRNVPRNRVFKDDALVELASNKPKSYEDLGRSRLLLREARKGDIADGILAAVKRGVEMDPDTMPRPDRSREKLQVNPALADLLRVLLKAKTESAGVAAKLIASAADLDALAAGVRDVPALKGWRSEVFGTDALRLCDGQVALTAKGADVQIIPLD, from the coding sequence ATGAGAACCATCACGACAACGGACGCGCTGGCCGAATTCTGTACCCGGGCCCGCGCCCACCCGTATGTGACTGTCGACACTGAATTCCTGCGCGAACGCACCTATTACTCCAAACTCTGCCTTGTGCAGCTTGCGATGCCCGGCACGGAGGACGACACCGCCGTGTTGGTCGACCCGCTGGCCAAGGGCCTGTCGCTTGAGCCGCTCTACGCGCTTTTCCGCGACACATCGGTGGTCAAGGTGTTCCACGCCGCGCGCCAGGACCTCGAGATCTTCTATGTCGATGCCCAGGTCTTTCCCGAGCCGCTTTTTGACACCCAGGTCGCCGCCATGGTCTGCGGATTTGGCGAGCAGGTGGGCTATGAGACCCTCGTGCGCAAGATTGCCAAGCAGCCGCTGGACAAGACATCGCGCTTTACCGACTGGTCACGCAGGCCGTTGACGGACGCGCAGAAAACCTATGCCATCGCGGACGTGACCCATTTGCGCCAGATCTATGAATTCCTGGCCGCCAAGCTGGCCGACAGCGGGCGCGCGCGCTGGGTGTCCGAAGAGTTGCAGATCCTGCTCAGCCCCGACACCTACATCATCGACCCCGAACACGCCTGGAAACGGGTCAAGACGCGCACCAATTCCGCCCGCTTTCTGGCCGTGGTCAAGGAACTGGCCGCGTTCCGCGAGGCACATGCGCAGTCCCGGAACGTGCCGCGCAACCGGGTGTTCAAGGACGACGCGCTGGTGGAACTGGCCAGCAACAAACCCAAAAGCTACGAAGACCTGGGCCGCTCACGCCTGCTGTTGCGCGAAGCGCGCAAGGGCGACATTGCCGATGGGATCCTCGCTGCCGTCAAACGCGGGGTCGAGATGGACCCCGACACCATGCCGCGCCCCGACCGATCGCGTGAAAAGCTGCAGGTGAACCCCGCGCTTGCCGATCTGCTGCGGGTCCTGCTCAAGGCCAAGACGGAAAGCGCCGGTGTCGCGGCGAAGCTGATCGCCTCAGCCGCCGACCTCGACGCGCTGGCGGCAGGGGTGCGGGACGTGCCCGCGCTCAAGGGGTGGCGGTCGGAAGTGTTCGGCACGGATGCGCTGCGGCTCTGCGACGGGCAGGTGGCTCTGACAGCCAAGGGCGCCGACGTTCAGATCATCCCGCTGGACTGA
- a CDS encoding SufE family protein — MATPSFEEIVEDFEFLEDWEDRYRYVIEQGKAMDPLEDALKVPATKVDGCASQVWLHPQVENGVFRFDGDSDAMIVKGLIAVLRRLYNGLSLAEVRAVDARAEMARLGLNDHLSAQRSNGLRAMIERIQLVAAA, encoded by the coding sequence ATGGCAACGCCGAGTTTCGAAGAGATTGTCGAGGATTTCGAGTTCCTGGAAGATTGGGAAGACCGCTATCGCTATGTCATCGAACAGGGCAAGGCGATGGATCCGCTTGAGGACGCGCTCAAGGTGCCGGCGACCAAGGTGGACGGTTGCGCCAGCCAGGTCTGGCTGCACCCGCAGGTCGAGAACGGGGTGTTTCGCTTTGACGGTGACAGCGATGCGATGATCGTCAAGGGGCTGATTGCGGTGCTGCGGCGCTTGTATAATGGGCTGTCATTGGCCGAGGTGCGCGCCGTCGACGCGCGGGCAGAGATGGCCCGGCTGGGGCTCAATGATCACCTGTCCGCCCAGCGGTCAAACGGGCTGCGTGCGATGATCGAGCGTATTCAACTGGTGGCTGCTGCCTGA
- the purM gene encoding phosphoribosylformylglycinamidine cyclo-ligase: protein MAQGKNGMTYAEAGVDIDAGNALVDRIKPAAAATKRPGVASGLGGFGGLFDLKAAGFVDPVLVAATDGVGTKLRIAIDTGNVDGVGVDLVAMCVNDLVCQGAEPLFFLDYFATGKLELDQAARIIEGIARGCEASGCALIGGETAEMPGMYPAGDFDLAGFSVGAMERGTALPADVAEGDVLLGLASDGVHSNGYSLVRKIVHTSGLGWDDACPWGEGTLGAALLTPTRLYVKAALAAIKAGGVHGFAHITGGGLTENLPRVLPEGLAVAVDLDTWTLPPVFQWLAAQGGMDQAEMLKTFNAGIGMVVVVDHASEATVTRALEAEGQRVTRIGTVGTGQGVTYTGSLL from the coding sequence ATGGCGCAGGGCAAGAACGGGATGACATATGCCGAGGCGGGCGTGGATATCGACGCCGGCAACGCGCTGGTGGACCGCATCAAACCGGCCGCAGCGGCCACGAAACGGCCCGGCGTCGCCTCGGGTCTGGGCGGCTTTGGTGGGCTTTTTGACCTCAAGGCTGCGGGCTTTGTCGACCCGGTTCTGGTGGCGGCCACCGACGGGGTCGGCACCAAGCTGCGCATCGCGATCGACACCGGCAATGTGGACGGTGTGGGCGTCGATCTGGTGGCCATGTGCGTGAATGATCTGGTCTGCCAAGGGGCGGAGCCGCTGTTTTTCCTCGACTATTTCGCCACCGGCAAGCTGGAACTGGACCAGGCCGCGCGCATCATCGAAGGGATCGCGCGGGGCTGTGAGGCGTCTGGCTGCGCCCTGATCGGGGGTGAGACGGCAGAGATGCCGGGCATGTACCCGGCGGGTGATTTCGACCTTGCGGGCTTTTCCGTGGGCGCGATGGAGCGGGGCACGGCGCTGCCCGCTGACGTGGCCGAGGGCGATGTGCTGCTGGGCCTTGCATCGGACGGGGTGCATTCCAATGGCTATTCGCTGGTGCGCAAGATTGTCCACACCTCTGGCCTGGGCTGGGACGATGCCTGCCCTTGGGGTGAGGGGACGCTGGGCGCGGCCCTGCTGACGCCCACGCGGCTCTATGTCAAGGCGGCGCTGGCCGCGATCAAGGCGGGTGGCGTGCACGGGTTCGCGCATATCACCGGCGGTGGCTTGACCGAGAACCTGCCGCGCGTGCTGCCCGAGGGGCTGGCCGTGGCGGTTGATCTGGACACATGGACGCTGCCCCCCGTTTTCCAGTGGCTGGCGGCCCAAGGCGGGATGGATCAGGCCGAGATGCTCAAGACCTTCAACGCAGGGATCGGCATGGTCGTGGTTGTGGACCATGCGTCCGAAGCCACCGTGACCCGGGCGCTCGAAGCCGAGGGCCAGCGCGTCACGCGCATCGGCACGGTTGGCACGGGGCAGGGCGTTACCTATACCGGATCGCTTCTTTGA
- a CDS encoding thioredoxin family protein — MLLETPGCDFGDAAPPFRLPDAHGQMHDLNDLLGRNGILVAFICNHCPYVVAIADRLAMDAKTLQAEGIGVVAINANDYVAYPADAPDRMPGFAAKHGFDFPYLIDEDQSVARAYGAVCTPDFFGFSADGLLQYRGRLDDVRMGDAKDRTPDLLNAMRHIAETGVGPRDQTPSMGCSIKWR; from the coding sequence ATGCTGCTTGAAACGCCCGGTTGTGACTTTGGCGATGCTGCGCCGCCGTTCCGACTGCCCGACGCCCATGGACAGATGCACGATCTGAACGATCTTTTGGGGCGGAACGGCATCCTGGTGGCGTTCATCTGCAACCACTGCCCCTATGTCGTTGCCATCGCAGACCGGCTGGCAATGGACGCCAAGACCTTGCAGGCAGAGGGTATCGGCGTGGTTGCGATCAACGCCAACGACTACGTCGCCTACCCGGCCGATGCGCCGGACAGGATGCCGGGCTTTGCCGCAAAACACGGCTTCGATTTCCCCTATCTGATTGATGAGGACCAGTCTGTCGCCCGCGCCTATGGCGCCGTGTGCACGCCGGATTTCTTTGGCTTCAGCGCCGATGGCCTTCTGCAATATCGCGGACGGCTGGATGACGTGCGCATGGGCGATGCCAAGGACCGCACACCGGACCTGCTCAACGCCATGCGCCATATTGCAGAGACAGGGGTTGGCCCGCGCGATCAGACGCCGAGCATGGGCTGTTCAATCAAGTGGCGCTGA
- a CDS encoding ATP-binding protein: MSFAWLKHYMPRGIYARAALILLLPVVVVQIVVSVLFAQRHFEGVTVQMADTVEREIRLVLQELADLPADADLQFAVADVADPLDMGVERIPASDLDAPNRRDWDDFSGLVVIRRLSEQVPDIRSFDLTGGATVRLAVASDAGPVAITFDRRRISARNPHQLLVYMVFFSVLTTMVSFIYLRNQLRPIRRLARAAEAFGRGRNMPYTPGGATELRAAGTAFVDMRNRIERQIETRTLMLSGVSHDLRTPLTRMRLSLSMLDDDERKALEQDVDDMQGMIDAFLDFAKGDGEGEPERTDPIALATTVVEDAQRAGQPVTLKEVEGQGTVRLRPLAMRRALDNLVSNAVRYGGRAEVSVRITDKSLRFRVEDDGPGIPEDQRADAQRPFTRLDLARNQDKGSGVGLGLAIATDIARGHGGTLRLGRSSALRGLRADIVIAR, encoded by the coding sequence ATGTCCTTTGCCTGGCTCAAACACTATATGCCGCGCGGCATCTACGCGCGGGCGGCGCTGATCCTGCTGTTGCCGGTGGTGGTGGTGCAGATCGTGGTGTCCGTCCTTTTTGCGCAGCGCCATTTTGAGGGCGTGACCGTGCAGATGGCCGACACGGTCGAGCGTGAGATCAGGCTTGTCCTGCAAGAGCTGGCCGACCTGCCTGCGGACGCTGACCTGCAGTTTGCCGTGGCCGATGTGGCCGATCCGCTCGACATGGGTGTGGAGCGCATTCCCGCCAGTGACCTGGACGCGCCCAACAGGCGGGACTGGGACGATTTTTCGGGCCTGGTCGTGATCCGCCGCCTGAGCGAACAGGTGCCTGACATCCGGTCCTTTGACCTGACAGGCGGCGCGACGGTTCGGCTGGCGGTCGCGTCCGACGCAGGCCCGGTGGCCATCACCTTTGACCGGCGGCGCATTTCGGCCCGCAACCCGCACCAGTTGCTTGTCTACATGGTGTTCTTTTCGGTCCTGACGACGATGGTGTCCTTCATCTACCTGCGCAACCAGCTGCGGCCCATCCGGCGGCTCGCGCGCGCGGCAGAGGCGTTCGGGCGGGGGCGCAACATGCCCTACACACCCGGCGGCGCGACGGAACTGAGGGCCGCCGGCACCGCCTTTGTCGACATGCGCAACCGGATCGAGCGGCAGATCGAAACACGCACGCTGATGCTGTCGGGGGTCAGCCACGACCTGCGCACGCCGCTGACCCGGATGCGGCTGTCGCTGTCGATGCTGGATGATGACGAGCGCAAGGCGCTTGAACAGGATGTCGACGACATGCAGGGGATGATCGACGCCTTCCTCGACTTTGCCAAGGGGGACGGTGAGGGCGAGCCCGAGCGCACCGACCCCATCGCGCTGGCCACCACGGTGGTCGAGGACGCACAGCGCGCAGGCCAACCTGTGACATTGAAAGAGGTCGAAGGGCAGGGCACCGTGCGCCTGCGCCCGCTGGCCATGCGCCGCGCGCTGGACAATCTGGTGTCCAACGCGGTCCGCTACGGCGGGCGGGCCGAAGTCTCTGTGCGGATCACCGACAAGTCCCTGCGCTTTCGGGTTGAAGATGACGGCCCCGGTATTCCCGAGGATCAGCGCGCCGACGCCCAACGCCCCTTTACCCGGCTGGACCTGGCGCGCAATCAGGACAAGGGATCGGGGGTGGGCCTTGGCCTTGCCATCGCGACAGACATCGCGCGGGGTCATGGCGGCACGCTCAGGCTGGGGCGCAGCAGCGCCCTGCGTGGGCTGCGCGCCGACATCGTGATTGCCCGCTGA
- a CDS encoding PD-(D/E)XK motif protein — protein sequence MKSDDPWSDIPISSAGSKLNGRLVSESRPWEIFRAIDYLGRRILFLVHAPSSASGIVLPKMAGLDVEARVRTEDDKAIMSVTLENADDGDIFTRFTDDIIQTVASAGDEVTAVQSFVGRTWKWHALLKGGRRATLSREAQLGLIGELWTILNVITPARGLDTAVEGWRGAQLAPKDFELSDLCIECKSRGAASRNNVRITSEHQLADVPGHQVILLVHTFASASKDDVGSLDLHGIVEQARSAIKSDAPHASRAFEASLDEAGYDDTHEYEVIVLHRAFDAYHVEERFPRITPGSYPDGPLEVAYDLPLADLAPFHMGEHDFQRQLVGEG from the coding sequence GTGAAGAGTGACGATCCATGGTCGGACATTCCAATATCGTCGGCCGGCTCCAAGCTGAATGGTAGACTAGTCTCCGAAAGCAGGCCTTGGGAGATCTTTCGGGCGATCGACTATCTTGGACGACGCATCCTGTTCCTTGTTCACGCGCCGTCTTCGGCCTCCGGGATCGTGCTTCCGAAGATGGCCGGCCTTGACGTCGAGGCGCGTGTGCGGACCGAAGACGACAAGGCCATCATGTCCGTAACGTTAGAGAATGCCGATGACGGGGACATTTTCACGCGCTTCACGGATGACATCATCCAGACTGTCGCGTCCGCCGGTGACGAGGTGACGGCGGTCCAGTCCTTTGTCGGGCGGACATGGAAATGGCACGCACTACTCAAGGGCGGAAGGAGGGCAACTCTCAGCCGCGAGGCCCAACTTGGATTGATCGGCGAGCTGTGGACAATCCTGAATGTCATAACACCCGCAAGGGGTCTCGACACGGCTGTCGAAGGGTGGCGGGGCGCTCAGCTGGCCCCCAAGGACTTCGAGCTTTCCGATCTTTGCATCGAGTGCAAGTCGCGCGGTGCGGCGTCAAGGAACAATGTACGAATCACATCCGAGCATCAACTAGCTGATGTGCCCGGTCATCAAGTAATCCTGCTCGTCCACACCTTCGCATCCGCGAGCAAGGACGATGTGGGCAGCCTCGATCTGCATGGGATCGTCGAGCAGGCACGATCCGCGATCAAGTCCGACGCACCGCACGCCTCGAGGGCATTCGAAGCTTCCCTCGACGAGGCCGGATACGACGACACTCATGAATACGAGGTGATCGTCCTGCATCGCGCGTTCGATGCCTATCATGTCGAAGAAAGATTTCCGAGGATTACTCCCGGGAGTTACCCGGACGGTCCATTGGAGGTGGCCTACGACTTGCCACTTGCAGACCTCGCACCGTTCCATATGGGCGAACATGATTTCCAACGTCAGCTTGTAGGCGAAGGCTGA
- the purN gene encoding phosphoribosylglycinamide formyltransferase: MKKRVGIFVSGGGSNMRALVEDMGRDHPAEPVVVVSNNPHARGITWAQDAGLATVVVDHYPFGRDRAAFEAAITEALAPHDLDLICLAGFMRVLTAGFVTHWRDRMLNIHPSLLPKYRGLHTHARALEAGDTEHGCTVHLVTPELDDGPVLGQVRVPIHAGDTPDDLAARVLVQEHRLYPAVLRRYAAGDRAPLML; this comes from the coding sequence TTGAAAAAACGCGTCGGGATTTTCGTGTCGGGCGGCGGCTCGAACATGCGGGCGCTGGTCGAGGATATGGGTCGCGATCATCCGGCCGAACCGGTGGTGGTGGTGTCCAACAATCCGCACGCGCGCGGCATTACCTGGGCGCAGGATGCGGGTCTTGCCACTGTCGTGGTCGACCACTACCCCTTCGGCCGCGATCGTGCGGCGTTCGAGGCCGCGATCACCGAAGCGCTTGCGCCCCACGACCTGGACCTCATCTGCCTTGCGGGGTTCATGCGCGTGCTCACGGCCGGGTTCGTGACGCACTGGCGCGACCGGATGCTCAACATCCACCCGTCGTTGCTGCCCAAGTATCGCGGCTTGCACACCCACGCGCGCGCGCTTGAGGCGGGCGATACGGAACATGGTTGCACCGTTCACCTTGTCACGCCCGAACTGGATGACGGCCCGGTGCTGGGCCAGGTGCGGGTGCCCATCCATGCGGGTGACACGCCCGACGACCTCGCGGCGCGTGTTCTGGTGCAGGAACACAGATTGTACCCGGCTGTGCTGCGCCGCTATGCCGCCGGAGACCGCGCGCCCCTGATGCTCTAG
- a CDS encoding DUF1638 domain-containing protein: MAATGAGRILLIACGALAREILDLKAANGWEHMDLTCLPAKLHLYPDQITQAVRDSVTKHSDRYDTIFVVYADCGTGGQLQAACADMGVEMIAGPHCYSFFEGNERFAAQSESEITTFYLTDFLVRQFDAFVIKPMGLDRHPELRDMYFGNYEKLVYQAQTDNPDLTEKARAAADRLGLTFERRITGYGDLHKTLARL; encoded by the coding sequence ATGGCGGCGACGGGCGCAGGGCGCATCCTCCTCATCGCCTGCGGCGCCCTCGCGCGCGAGATTCTGGACCTCAAGGCCGCGAATGGCTGGGAGCACATGGACCTGACCTGTCTGCCGGCGAAACTCCACCTCTACCCGGATCAGATCACGCAAGCCGTGCGCGACAGCGTGACCAAACACAGCGATAGGTACGACACCATCTTTGTCGTCTATGCCGATTGCGGCACCGGCGGGCAGCTGCAAGCAGCCTGCGCGGACATGGGCGTCGAGATGATCGCAGGCCCACATTGCTACAGCTTTTTCGAAGGAAATGAACGCTTTGCAGCGCAAAGTGAAAGTGAAATCACCACCTTTTACCTCACCGACTTTCTGGTGCGCCAATTCGACGCCTTCGTGATCAAACCCATGGGCCTCGACCGGCACCCCGAACTGCGGGACATGTATTTCGGCAATTACGAAAAACTCGTCTACCAGGCGCAAACGGACAACCCCGACCTGACGGAAAAGGCACGCGCCGCCGCCGACCGGCTGGGCCTGACATTCGAGCGCCGCATTACCGGCTACGGCGACCTGCACAAGACACTCGCGCGCCTCTGA
- a CDS encoding DUF4442 domain-containing protein, whose protein sequence is MTPYDMIRDQLGKAVPFANHVGIDLIEVGDGLGVAALDQRPETSNHIQTQHAGAMFTLGEAASGAALAGAFGPMIFQARPVASGAQISYVKIAKGRLEAHAKTERPGSDLVKELQEVGKTAFDINVDIRDAEGDTVVTMTVGWHVRKA, encoded by the coding sequence ATGACCCCCTATGACATGATCCGCGACCAGCTGGGCAAGGCGGTGCCCTTTGCCAATCACGTGGGGATCGACCTGATCGAGGTGGGCGACGGGCTGGGCGTCGCGGCGCTTGACCAGCGGCCGGAGACGTCGAACCATATCCAGACCCAGCACGCGGGGGCCATGTTCACGCTGGGTGAGGCGGCGTCGGGCGCAGCCCTTGCGGGTGCGTTCGGTCCGATGATCTTTCAGGCCCGGCCCGTGGCCTCGGGTGCGCAGATTTCCTACGTCAAGATTGCCAAGGGGCGGCTTGAGGCGCACGCCAAAACCGAACGGCCCGGGTCCGACCTGGTCAAGGAACTGCAAGAGGTCGGCAAGACCGCCTTCGACATCAATGTCGATATTCGCGATGCGGAGGGTGATACGGTGGTGACGATGACCGTCGGCTGGCATGTGCGCAAGGCGTAG
- a CDS encoding AIPR family protein, which translates to MSETDQYAEMLREDVRLLSEANGTSMEEAFFARVTDTITGSGEIDALEYFHHRGTQQSGIRVDGWGGDPKKSKQLTLLVIDHADDPDSPTLTGTELNNQFKRPLRFLKAALDEEWRDRLEETSPGFELADMVAARWASVKKIRLLLLTDRKLSSRVDGREMTEFMERPVSYSVWDVTRLERIESSAMGREDIIVDLEQHGGAIPVLPAHMPNSPYEAYLAALPGPALASIYDRWEARLLEQNVRVFLQARGNVNKGIRKTIEEDPEMFFAYNNGITATADAVEIEQRDGAPMMTRLTNLQIVNGGQTSASIHAALRAGKDLSKTFIQMKLSIVDAEKAEKIVPDISRYANSQNRIAAADFFSNHPFHVRMEEVSRRLYAPAKDGNFTQSRWFYERARGQFADRRSRLTPSQRRKFDLEHPRAQLFTKTDLAKAEMTWRGRPEIVSLGAQKNFAHFAHAIGKEWDKRDEVFSEEWFRNAISKLIIFRKTERIVSDAAGSWYTGGLRANTVCYAIAKLVHDVEERKQSIDLKKIWNEQDVPDELVGVLDQYGEAMHMHLLSPPAGGSNPTEWAKRKACAEAAMKVELEFRSDLSEILIGTAERRERVAEGRKDQRMVDGIQAQATVAEIGSDEWAYLRDWARKSGMRLTPTENGILEAATQLRLRPLSEAQSIKAIAVMERARQLGYAESRCG; encoded by the coding sequence ATGAGCGAAACAGACCAATATGCAGAAATGCTCCGCGAGGACGTCCGGTTGCTCTCCGAGGCGAACGGGACGTCGATGGAGGAAGCCTTCTTTGCCCGCGTGACCGACACGATAACCGGATCGGGTGAGATCGACGCCTTGGAATATTTCCATCACCGGGGAACGCAACAATCCGGCATCAGGGTGGATGGATGGGGTGGCGATCCCAAGAAGTCGAAGCAATTGACGCTTCTCGTCATAGATCATGCGGATGATCCGGATTCACCGACACTGACCGGTACCGAACTGAACAACCAGTTCAAGCGCCCGCTCCGGTTTCTCAAGGCGGCCCTAGATGAGGAATGGCGAGACCGGCTGGAGGAGACGTCGCCGGGGTTCGAGCTGGCCGACATGGTCGCGGCCCGCTGGGCATCGGTGAAGAAGATCCGGCTGCTCCTTCTAACAGATCGCAAGCTCAGTAGCCGCGTCGATGGGCGCGAGATGACAGAATTCATGGAACGTCCGGTCAGCTACAGTGTGTGGGATGTCACTCGACTCGAACGGATAGAGAGCTCCGCCATGGGACGCGAGGACATCATCGTCGATCTAGAACAGCATGGGGGCGCGATCCCGGTCCTTCCTGCCCACATGCCGAATTCACCGTACGAGGCCTATCTTGCGGCACTTCCGGGTCCGGCTCTCGCCTCGATCTATGATCGGTGGGAGGCGCGGCTTCTCGAGCAGAATGTGCGAGTGTTCCTGCAGGCACGTGGCAACGTGAACAAGGGTATCCGCAAGACGATCGAGGAGGACCCCGAGATGTTCTTCGCCTACAACAATGGGATCACGGCGACGGCCGATGCGGTCGAGATCGAACAGCGTGATGGCGCCCCGATGATGACCCGCCTGACGAACCTGCAGATCGTGAATGGCGGGCAAACCAGTGCCTCCATCCACGCGGCTCTGCGCGCGGGGAAGGACCTATCGAAGACGTTCATCCAGATGAAGCTGTCGATCGTCGATGCCGAGAAGGCAGAGAAGATCGTGCCGGACATCTCACGGTATGCGAATAGCCAGAACCGGATCGCGGCGGCGGACTTCTTCTCGAACCATCCTTTCCACGTCCGGATGGAGGAAGTTTCGCGTAGGCTCTACGCACCGGCGAAGGACGGGAATTTCACGCAGAGCCGCTGGTTCTACGAACGTGCCCGCGGCCAGTTCGCTGATCGCAGATCCCGCCTCACACCGTCGCAGCGCCGCAAGTTCGACCTCGAACATCCACGGGCACAGCTCTTCACCAAGACCGACTTGGCCAAGGCCGAGATGACATGGCGAGGTCGTCCCGAGATCGTGAGCCTTGGAGCGCAGAAGAACTTTGCTCATTTCGCGCACGCAATCGGAAAGGAATGGGACAAGCGCGACGAGGTGTTCTCCGAGGAGTGGTTCCGGAACGCGATCTCAAAGTTGATCATCTTCCGCAAGACCGAGCGGATCGTCTCGGACGCGGCCGGTTCCTGGTATACCGGCGGTCTCCGTGCAAACACGGTCTGCTATGCGATCGCCAAGCTCGTCCATGATGTCGAGGAACGGAAACAGTCGATCGACCTGAAGAAGATCTGGAATGAGCAGGATGTGCCCGACGAGCTGGTTGGTGTTCTCGACCAATACGGGGAGGCCATGCACATGCATCTCCTGTCTCCCCCGGCCGGTGGCAGCAATCCGACGGAATGGGCGAAGAGAAAGGCATGCGCCGAGGCCGCGATGAAAGTTGAACTGGAGTTCCGCAGCGACCTATCCGAAATACTGATCGGTACGGCGGAACGTCGCGAAAGGGTTGCCGAGGGGCGCAAAGATCAGCGCATGGTAGACGGTATACAGGCGCAGGCAACGGTTGCGGAGATCGGGTCGGATGAGTGGGCATACCTACGGGACTGGGCGCGCAAGTCAGGCATGCGTCTCACACCCACCGAGAATGGTATCCTAGAAGCCGCTACCCAGCTTCGGCTGCGGCCATTGTCGGAGGCACAGTCGATCAAGGCGATTGCTGTGATGGAGCGGGCGCGACAGCTAGGATATGCCGAGAGCAGATGCGGATAG
- a CDS encoding MBL fold metallo-hydrolase has product MQPPDDFDPPIGVAEVLEPGLRRILAPNPSPMTYRGTNTYLVGDTALAVVDPGPDSAAHLNALLGAVGPGQRVSHIIVTHSHLDHSPLAYPLAQATGAPVLAFGGPTAGRSAVMQRLADSGLSGGGEGIDTGFAPDQQVADGDVITGAGWRLEVIHTPGHLGNHISLGFGDACLTADHVMGWASSLVSPPDGDLTAFMASCTKLMQRDWRVFYPGHGAPIADPHARLRWLVDHRMTREAAILGALDAGPATADQIARIVYTDTPPALLPAAMRNVLAHLIDLMGKSRVQPLDPLNGDTRFARL; this is encoded by the coding sequence ATGCAGCCGCCAGATGATTTTGATCCGCCCATCGGTGTCGCCGAGGTGCTGGAGCCGGGCCTGCGCCGCATCCTGGCCCCGAACCCGTCGCCGATGACCTATCGTGGCACGAACACCTATCTGGTGGGCGACACGGCCCTTGCCGTGGTCGATCCGGGGCCGGACAGCGCGGCGCATCTGAACGCACTCCTCGGCGCGGTTGGACCCGGCCAGCGCGTCTCGCACATCATCGTTACGCACAGCCATCTCGACCATTCCCCCCTCGCCTACCCGTTGGCGCAGGCAACCGGTGCGCCTGTGCTGGCCTTTGGCGGGCCCACAGCCGGGCGCAGTGCGGTCATGCAGCGCCTCGCGGATTCAGGGCTTTCGGGCGGTGGGGAGGGCATTGATACAGGGTTCGCCCCCGATCAACAAGTCGCGGATGGCGATGTGATCACAGGCGCCGGATGGCGACTGGAGGTCATCCACACTCCCGGTCATCTGGGCAACCATATCAGCCTTGGGTTTGGCGACGCCTGCCTGACAGCGGACCACGTGATGGGCTGGGCCAGTTCGCTCGTGTCCCCGCCGGACGGCGACCTGACGGCTTTCATGGCCTCCTGCACAAAGCTCATGCAGCGGGACTGGCGGGTGTTCTACCCCGGCCACGGCGCGCCCATTGCCGATCCGCACGCGCGGCTGCGATGGCTGGTGGATCACCGGATGACACGCGAAGCGGCCATCCTCGGCGCCCTTGACGCGGGTCCGGCAACGGCCGACCAGATCGCCCGCATCGTCTATACCGACACGCCGCCCGCGCTGCTGCCCGCCGCCATGCGTAACGTCCTTGCCCATCTCATTGATCTGATGGGGAAATCCCGTGTCCAACCGCTTGATCCCCTGAACGGAGACACCCGGTTCGCCCGCCTCTGA